DNA from Salinispora arenicola:
CAAGGCCCCGGCGACCACCACCGGCATGGTCAGCGCGCTGACCGGACCGACCGGGCCGAGCGCGACCAGCCCGCCGCTGAGCAGGGCCCCGGCCGCGATGGCGATGCCGAGCGCCGTACCGCCCTGGCCCAGACCTCGCTCGTACTCGGCGTCGGGGTCGACGGCGATGGTGCTGTCCACGTACCAGGATTCGAGCGGGCCACTGTCCAGCGCCCGGTACACCCCCTGCAACGCCCACACGGCCAGGAGCAGGGCGAACGAGTCGGCCACGATGAACAGCACCCCGGAGGCGAGGTTGACCACCGCGGCGATCACCAGCACCGGCCGGCGACCCACGGCGTCGGCGAGCCCGGCGGTCGGCAGTTCGAGTGCGAAGACGATGACACCCTGGGCCGCGAGTGCCAGGCCAATCTGGGTGAGGGTGAGCCCCCGCTCCTGCATGAGCAGGACGAAGATCGGGATCAGCAGGCCGACCGGCAGCCAGCGCAGGCTGAGCAGGACGAGGTAGCGGACATGGATCTGACGGACGGAGAGCACGGCCGTCACTCTCCCTTCGGCAGCGGATAGGCGGCGAGGTAGACCTGGACCTGCTCGGCGCCCGACTCGGCCGGGTCGGCCGCCTCGCGATACCGCTCCAGGACCTGCCACAGCTCCGCGTTGAGGGCGTGCAGCCGGTCGGCGGAGAGGGTCAGGAAGGCGTCACCCATCCCGAAGGCGTCCCGCCACTCCGGCGACCACTGGCTCTGCGCCGCGAACCACTGCTGCGCCTGCTCGGTCAGCAGCCGTACCTGGTGGCCCTGAATCCACTCCATGGCGGCGCGGGCGTCCGGGTCGTCGTCGAAGTCGGTGGGGTCGAAGTCGCTGAGCTCGTGCGCGGCCCGCCACCAGCGCTGCCGGCCGGTGCCCCGATCGGGGTCCTCCACGACGAGCCCGACGTCGGCGAGTTGACGTAGGTGGTAGCTGGTGGCGCCGGTGTTGGTGTCGAGCAGTTCGGCCAGCGTGGTGGCGGTCGCCGGGCCCTGCACACGCAGCGCCCCGAGCAGCCGGATCCGCAGTGGGTGGGCCAGCACCCGAACCTGCCGATGGTCTATGCGCACCGCGCGGGGAGTCGGTCCCGCGCGTTCCCTGTCGTCAGACATGCTTGCACAATATCTTTGCATGACTTCCGTGCACAAGTTTTTTGCATAGAAACTGTGCACGACTGCGGGATCGACCGACGCCCTGCACCGCTGACCAGGCGCCGATCACGCCAGTGGCGGCCCGGCACAGCCGGGCCGCCACTGGCACACGAGTGACCGATGAAGGGCGGTCAGGTGGGGTCGGCCACCGGAGCGGCCGGGCCGGCGGTGCCGGCCTGCGCCCGCGCCTCGGGCTTGGGTCGGGCGTCCACGCCCGCCTCCAGGCGTTGCGCAGCGGTGATCGGGGTCGGCGCGGAGGTCAGCGGGTCGAACCCGCCGCGGGTCTTCGGGAAGGCGATGACCTCACGGATCGAGTCGGCGCCGGCGAGCAGCATGCAGATCCGGTCCCAGCCAAGGGCGATACCGCCGTGCGGCGGCGGGCCGTACTTGAACGCCTCCAGCAGGAAGCCGAACTTGTCCCGCGCCTGCTCGGGGGTGATGCCGAGCAGATCGAAGACCCGCTGCTGCACGTCGCCGCGGTGGATACGGATCGAGCCGCCGCCGATCTCGTTGCCGTTGCAGACGATGTCGTACGCGTACGCGAGGGCCCGGTCGGGCGCCTCCTCGAAGCGGTCCACCCACTCGTCGTTCGGTGCGGTGAACGGGTGATGCACGGCCGTCCAGCCGCCCGTTCCGCCCCCCTCCGAGTCGGAAACCCGCTCGAACATCGGTGCGTCGACCACCCAGCAGAACGCCCAGGCGCTCTCGTCGACCAGGTTGGCCCGCCGGGCGATCTCCACCCGGGCCGCACCAAGTAGTTCCTGGGCCGCCCGGCTCTCCGCGCCGGCGGCGAAGAAGATCGCGTCGCCGGGCTTCGCGCCGACCGCGTCGGCCAGGCCGGCCAGGTGCTCCGCGGAAAGGTTCTTGGCCACCGGGCCACGTGCCTCACCCGTCTCGGCGTCGAGCACCACGTACGCGAGACCCTTCGCACCGCGTGCCTTGGCCCAGTCCTGCCAGCCATCCAACTCCTTGCGGGACTGCGCCGCGCCGCCCGGCATCACCACCGCGCCGACGTAGCCACCCGCTTCGATCGCGCCGGCGAACACCCGGAACCGGGTACCCCGCAGGTAGTCGGTCAGCTCGGTCAGTTCCACGCCGTAGCGCAGGTCCGGCTTGTCCGAGCCATACCGGGCCATCGCGTCGTGCCAGGTGATCCGCGGAATCGGCCGGGTGATCTGATGGCCGGCCAGTTCCCGCCACAGCCTGGACACGATCGCCTCACCGAGGTCGATCACGTCATCCTCGGTGACGAAGGACATCTCGATGTCGAGCTGGGTGAACTCCGGCTGCCGGTCGGCGCGGAAGTCCTCGTCCCGATAGCAGCGGGCGATCTGGTAGTAGCGCTCCATCCCACCCACCATGAGCAGCTGCTTGAACAGCTGCGGCGACTGGGGCAGCGCATACCAGGTGCCGGGCTGGAGCCGCACCGGCACCAGGAAGTCCCGGGCGCCCTCCGGCGTGGAGCGGGTCAGCGTCGGGGTCTCGATCTCCAGAAAGTCCCGCTCGTGCAGCACCGTACGGGCGATCTGGTTGGCCCGGGAACGCAGTCGCAGGGCGTTGGCCGGGCCGCTGCGGCGCAGGTCCAGATAGCGGTAACGCAGCCGAATGTCGTCGCCGGCCTCGATCTGGTCGTCCACCGGCAGCGGCAGTGGCGCCGCCTCGGACAGCACCTCCAGTTCGTCCGCCGTCACCTCGACCTCGCCGGTGGCGAGTTCCGGGTTCTCGTTGCCCTCGGGCCGACGGGTCACCTCGCCGGTGACCCGGACGCAGTACTCGTTGCGAAGCACGTGGGCGTCCTCCTCGCGGAGGACGACCTGGGCAACCCCGGAGCCGTCACGAAGATCGACAAAGATGACACCGCCGTGGTCACGCCGGCGGGCCACCCAGCCGGCGAGCGTCACCGTGGTGCCGGCGTCCGTCGCGCGCAGGCTGCCGGCGTCATGGGTACGGATCACGACGTACGTCTCCCTCGTCTGCGGAATGTCTCTGCCCCGGCATTCTGTCAGGGCTACCGCACCGGCGTTTGCCGGGTGCGAGGAAGAGCAGGCAGCCTCACCGCCCCGCCCGAGGGCACCGACGCCGGGCCACCCGAGCAAGCCCGGATCCAGCGGTGTCTCGGTGAGTCAGCGCCGGGCTGCCTGACGGGCACGGCGTGCGTCGCGCTTCTCCTCGAACCGGGACGCGGCGAGCTCCAGACCGTCGATGTGCGCGGCGATCTGCTCGCGGGCGGCCTCACCGTCGGAGTCCAGGCCCGACACCTCGAAGATGTCCCACTGCCGCAGC
Protein-coding regions in this window:
- a CDS encoding ArsR/SmtB family transcription factor, with product MSDDRERAGPTPRAVRIDHRQVRVLAHPLRIRLLGALRVQGPATATTLAELLDTNTGATSYHLRQLADVGLVVEDPDRGTGRQRWWRAAHELSDFDPTDFDDDPDARAAMEWIQGHQVRLLTEQAQQWFAAQSQWSPEWRDAFGMGDAFLTLSADRLHALNAELWQVLERYREAADPAESGAEQVQVYLAAYPLPKGE
- the aspS gene encoding aspartate--tRNA ligase, producing the protein MIRTHDAGSLRATDAGTTVTLAGWVARRRDHGGVIFVDLRDGSGVAQVVLREEDAHVLRNEYCVRVTGEVTRRPEGNENPELATGEVEVTADELEVLSEAAPLPLPVDDQIEAGDDIRLRYRYLDLRRSGPANALRLRSRANQIARTVLHERDFLEIETPTLTRSTPEGARDFLVPVRLQPGTWYALPQSPQLFKQLLMVGGMERYYQIARCYRDEDFRADRQPEFTQLDIEMSFVTEDDVIDLGEAIVSRLWRELAGHQITRPIPRITWHDAMARYGSDKPDLRYGVELTELTDYLRGTRFRVFAGAIEAGGYVGAVVMPGGAAQSRKELDGWQDWAKARGAKGLAYVVLDAETGEARGPVAKNLSAEHLAGLADAVGAKPGDAIFFAAGAESRAAQELLGAARVEIARRANLVDESAWAFCWVVDAPMFERVSDSEGGGTGGWTAVHHPFTAPNDEWVDRFEEAPDRALAYAYDIVCNGNEIGGGSIRIHRGDVQQRVFDLLGITPEQARDKFGFLLEAFKYGPPPHGGIALGWDRICMLLAGADSIREVIAFPKTRGGFDPLTSAPTPITAAQRLEAGVDARPKPEARAQAGTAGPAAPVADPT